A single genomic interval of Bacteroidota bacterium harbors:
- a CDS encoding DUF6051 family protein, whose product MDYLDRYNYFRKVYNEHEDLINITDSNLSLLNLNFKTKNNHVFYVKDKIKNRFVRKLFKRDSRIKENRAFRYPMIKHQNGKKSDSFIILLHGLNEKDWTKYFPWAFYMAEQTGRDVMLFPISFHMNRTPSAWKDPHLMSKISFIKKLISPQVQKDTFVNAALSLRLQLHPQRFFLSGIETIFNLLDLFKQIDENKHPYIAPGARYDLFAYSIGAFLTEILLMSDPEKRFSNCHAMLFCGGANYDRMHGVSKFIMDSEANNAITNFFLNNLDKELKKDRRLRKLINDTETGFYFKSLINSNKMVEERENRLKEISNRMAAVGLQKDSVMPAEACRLSLQGDKSDIPIQFLTLDFPFSYSHENPFPASEKIRSEVDSSFREVFDKASNFLQ is encoded by the coding sequence ATGGACTACCTCGATCGATATAATTATTTCAGAAAAGTTTACAATGAACATGAAGACCTGATTAATATCACTGATTCAAACCTTAGCCTGCTAAACCTGAATTTCAAAACAAAAAACAATCATGTCTTTTATGTTAAAGACAAAATAAAAAATCGTTTTGTCCGGAAATTATTCAAACGTGATTCCAGAATCAAGGAGAACAGGGCTTTCCGCTATCCGATGATTAAACATCAGAACGGGAAGAAATCAGACAGTTTTATCATCCTTCTGCATGGTTTAAACGAAAAAGACTGGACCAAATATTTTCCATGGGCTTTTTATATGGCCGAACAGACCGGACGTGACGTGATGCTTTTCCCCATCTCCTTTCACATGAACCGTACACCCAGTGCCTGGAAGGATCCGCATCTCATGTCCAAGATTTCTTTTATAAAAAAGTTGATTAGCCCTCAGGTTCAAAAAGACACCTTTGTCAACGCAGCACTGAGCCTTCGTTTACAATTACATCCCCAGCGCTTCTTCCTTTCAGGAATTGAAACAATTTTTAACTTATTGGATTTATTTAAACAAATTGATGAAAACAAGCATCCCTATATCGCCCCTGGTGCCAGGTATGATCTTTTTGCCTATTCCATCGGAGCATTTCTGACCGAAATTTTATTGATGTCCGACCCTGAAAAAAGGTTCAGCAATTGCCATGCCATGTTATTTTGCGGAGGGGCCAATTACGACCGTATGCACGGAGTATCAAAATTCATCATGGACAGTGAAGCCAACAATGCCATCACAAATTTCTTCCTCAACAATCTCGACAAGGAATTAAAAAAAGACAGAAGGTTGCGTAAACTGATTAATGATACGGAAACAGGATTTTATTTTAAATCACTGATAAACAGCAACAAGATGGTTGAAGAAAGAGAAAACCGCCTGAAAGAAATCAGCAATCGCATGGCAGCCGTCGGACTGCAAAAAGACAGTGTTATGCCCGCCGAAGCATGCAGGCTATCACTTCAGGGGGATAAGAGTGATATCCCCATTCAGTTTTTGACTTTGGACTTCCCCTTTTCTTATTCGCATGAGAATCCTTTCCCCGCTTCAGAGAAAATAAGAAGTGAGGTGGATAGCAGTTTCCGGGAAGTATTTGATAAAGCATCAAACTTTTTACAGTAG
- a CDS encoding DUF4249 family protein has product MKFILILILSVILFSSCTERMDIELDKTYPRLVVEGNLTSEEAFQKVKLTRSSDFMTDQSYEPVSGAKVTIYDSISKNYFNLFENDSIKGLYQTKSHVRGIPGHTYNLKIENVDIDSNGIKETYTASSTMQPINPIDSIDIVPYIEKISKEKGWEIRLYMWDSPQKDYYVFKILKNGKLLSDTITEWEYTDDVLFDNQYINGITCYYLKEKKEDEKLQSGDVVTLEVDGINKDYFNFINDAIMNYYPSIPIFSPPRANVSTNILPKEKTFGFFAAYSVRKISVIYNDHGKPPF; this is encoded by the coding sequence ATGAAATTTATTCTCATTTTGATATTATCAGTTATTTTGTTCAGTTCCTGTACGGAAAGAATGGATATTGAACTGGATAAAACTTATCCCAGGCTTGTTGTAGAAGGTAACCTCACCTCTGAAGAAGCTTTTCAAAAGGTCAAACTTACAAGATCCTCAGATTTTATGACAGATCAATCTTATGAGCCTGTATCAGGTGCAAAAGTCACCATCTATGATTCAATCAGCAAGAATTATTTTAATTTATTTGAAAACGACAGCATCAAAGGGCTTTATCAGACCAAATCCCATGTGCGTGGAATACCAGGACATACTTATAATCTGAAAATAGAGAATGTCGATATAGACAGCAATGGGATTAAGGAAACATATACAGCATCCTCTACCATGCAACCCATCAATCCAATTGATTCTATTGACATTGTCCCCTATATTGAAAAAATAAGCAAGGAAAAAGGTTGGGAAATCAGGCTGTACATGTGGGATTCGCCTCAAAAAGATTATTACGTGTTTAAAATATTAAAAAATGGGAAATTATTGTCGGATACCATCACGGAATGGGAATATACTGATGATGTGCTTTTTGACAACCAATATATTAATGGAATAACCTGCTACTATTTGAAGGAGAAAAAGGAGGATGAAAAATTACAAAGTGGAGATGTGGTCACCCTCGAAGTAGATGGAATCAATAAAGATTACTTTAATTTCATTAATGATGCGATAATGAATTATTATCCGTCCATTCCAATTTTTAGTCCTCCCCGGGCAAATGTCAGTACCAACATCCTGCCCAAGGAAAAAACATTTGGTTTCTTTGCGGCGTATTCAGTGAGAAAAATAAGTGTTATATATAATGATCACGGAAAACCTCCATTTTAA